Proteins encoded together in one Bacteroides ovatus window:
- the typA gene encoding translational GTPase TypA: MQNIRNIAIIAHVDHGKTTLVDKMLLAGNLFRSNQNSGELILDNNDLERERGITILSKNVSINYNGTKINIIDTPGHSDFGGEVERVLNMADGCILLVDAFEGPMPQTRFVLQKALEIGLKPIVVVNKVDKPNCRPEEVYEMVFDLMFSLNATEDQLDFPVIYGSAKNNWMSTDWKQQTDSITPLLDCIIENIPAPKQLEGTPQMLITSLDYSSYTGRIAVGRVHRGTLKEGMNITLAKRNGDMLKSKIKELHVFEGLGRVKTNEVSSGDICALVGIDGFEIGDTVCDFENPEALPPIAIDEPTMSMLFAINDSPFFGKDGKFVTSRHIHDRLMKELDKNLALRVRKSEEDGKWIVSGRGVLHLSVLIETMRREGYELQVGQPQVIFREIDGVKCEPIEELTINVPEEYSSKIIDMVTRRKGEMVKMENTGERINLEFNMPSRGIIGLRTNVLTASAGEAIMAHRFKEYQPHKGEIERRTNGSMIAMESGTAFAYAIDKLQDRGKFFIFPQDEVYAGQVVGEHSHDNDLVINVTKSKKLTNMRASGSDDKVRLIPPIQFSLEEALEYIKEDEYVEVTPKAMRMRKVILDEIERKRANKN, from the coding sequence ATGCAAAATATTCGAAACATTGCAATCATTGCCCATGTTGACCATGGGAAAACAACGCTGGTTGACAAGATGCTATTGGCCGGAAATTTATTCCGCAGCAACCAAAATAGTGGTGAACTTATCCTGGATAACAACGATTTGGAACGTGAACGTGGTATAACGATTCTCTCCAAAAATGTATCCATCAATTACAACGGTACAAAGATTAATATTATTGATACTCCGGGACACAGCGACTTCGGTGGTGAGGTAGAACGTGTATTGAATATGGCCGACGGTTGTATTCTGTTGGTAGACGCCTTTGAAGGTCCGATGCCCCAGACTCGTTTCGTACTGCAAAAGGCACTGGAAATCGGTTTGAAACCTATCGTGGTAGTTAATAAGGTAGATAAGCCTAACTGCCGTCCGGAAGAAGTTTACGAAATGGTTTTCGATTTGATGTTCAGCCTGAATGCAACGGAGGACCAACTGGACTTCCCCGTAATCTACGGTTCCGCCAAGAACAACTGGATGAGCACCGACTGGAAGCAACAGACTGACAGTATTACTCCGCTACTGGATTGTATCATCGAAAATATTCCGGCACCCAAACAATTGGAAGGTACTCCCCAGATGTTGATTACTTCTCTGGATTATTCTTCTTATACCGGTCGTATCGCTGTAGGCCGCGTACATCGCGGTACATTAAAAGAAGGTATGAATATAACGCTTGCGAAACGTAACGGTGATATGCTCAAGAGCAAAATCAAAGAGCTCCATGTTTTCGAAGGTTTAGGCCGCGTGAAAACAAACGAAGTTTCTTCCGGTGACATCTGCGCACTGGTAGGTATCGACGGTTTCGAAATTGGAGATACTGTTTGTGATTTCGAGAATCCGGAAGCATTGCCGCCAATCGCAATCGACGAACCGACCATGAGTATGCTGTTTGCTATCAACGATTCTCCTTTCTTCGGTAAAGATGGCAAGTTTGTGACTTCACGTCATATCCACGACCGTCTGATGAAGGAGCTCGACAAGAATCTGGCTCTCCGCGTAAGAAAAAGTGAAGAAGACGGTAAATGGATTGTTTCCGGCCGTGGCGTACTCCACCTTTCTGTATTAATTGAAACAATGCGCCGAGAGGGATATGAATTGCAGGTAGGTCAGCCGCAGGTTATCTTCAGAGAAATCGACGGTGTGAAATGCGAGCCGATTGAAGAACTGACCATCAACGTACCGGAAGAATATTCCAGCAAAATTATAGATATGGTTACTCGCCGTAAAGGTGAAATGGTCAAGATGGAAAATACAGGTGAACGTATCAATCTTGAGTTCAATATGCCTTCACGCGGTATCATCGGTTTGCGTACCAATGTACTGACTGCCTCTGCCGGCGAAGCCATCATGGCACACCGCTTCAAAGAATATCAACCGCACAAAGGAGAAATCGAACGTCGTACGAACGGTTCTATGATTGCTATGGAAAGCGGAACAGCTTTTGCTTATGCCATCGACAAATTGCAGGATCGCGGTAAATTCTTTATCTTCCCGCAGGACGAAGTTTATGCAGGACAAGTAGTAGGCGAACACTCTCATGACAACGACCTGGTTATCAACGTAACCAAATCGAAGAAATTGACGAATATGCGTGCTTCCGGTTCGGATGATAAAGTACGCCTGATTCCACCTATCCAGTTCTCACTTGAAGAAGCACTGGAATATATTAAGGAAGATGAATATGTAGAAGTTACTCCTAAAGCAATGCGTATGCGTAAAGTGATTTTGGACGAAATCGAACGTAAACGTGCAAACAAGAACTAA
- the rpsO gene encoding 30S ribosomal protein S15: MYLDAAKKQEIFGKYGKSNTDTGSAEAQVALFSYRISHLTEHMKLNRKDYSTERALTMLVGKRRRLLDYLKARDIERYRAIVKELGLRK; the protein is encoded by the coding sequence ATGTATTTAGACGCTGCTAAAAAGCAAGAAATCTTCGGAAAGTACGGAAAGTCTAACACTGACACCGGCTCAGCTGAGGCCCAAGTGGCATTGTTTTCCTACCGTATTTCTCACCTGACTGAGCACATGAAGCTCAACAGAAAAGATTATAGTACTGAAAGAGCGTTAACAATGTTGGTAGGTAAGCGTCGTCGCTTACTTGATTACCTGAAAGCAAGAGATATCGAAAGATATCGTGCTATTGTTAAAGAGCTCGGTTTGCGTAAGTAA
- a CDS encoding helix-turn-helix domain-containing protein: MDTSKIVGEKIKALREDKSISIEELAQRSGLAIEQVERIENNIDIPSLAPLIKIARVLGVRLGTFLDDQDEVGPVVCRKKEAKDAISFSNNAIHSRKHMEYHSLSKSKADRHMEPFIIDVMPTEDTDFVLSSHEGEEFIMVMEGIMEISYGKNTYLLEEGDSIYYDSIVPHHVHAYEGQAAKILAVVYTPI; this comes from the coding sequence ATGGATACAAGTAAGATTGTTGGCGAAAAAATTAAAGCCCTCCGCGAAGATAAATCAATAAGCATAGAAGAGTTGGCACAACGTTCGGGTTTGGCTATCGAACAGGTTGAACGTATTGAGAATAACATTGATATACCTTCTCTTGCACCGCTAATTAAAATTGCGCGTGTATTGGGAGTACGTCTGGGGACTTTCCTTGACGATCAGGATGAAGTAGGACCGGTGGTTTGTCGTAAGAAAGAAGCCAAAGATGCGATTAGTTTCTCCAATAACGCGATTCATTCTCGCAAACACATGGAATATCACTCGTTGTCCAAGTCAAAGGCGGATCGTCACATGGAGCCGTTTATTATTGATGTGATGCCAACGGAAGATACCGACTTCGTGCTTTCTTCTCATGAAGGGGAAGAATTTATCATGGTTATGGAAGGTATCATGGAAATCAGCTACGGCAAGAATACCTATTTGCTGGAAGAGGGTGATAGCATTTATTATGATTCCATTGTTCCTCATCATGTACATGCTTACGAGGGGCAGGCTGCAAAAATCCTGGCAGTAGTTTACACGCCAATTTAA
- a CDS encoding AMP-binding protein, producing MQLFDRTLGQWLEHWAEETPDKEYIVYSDRNLRFTWSQLNRRVDDMAKGLIAIGVERGTHVGIWAANVPDWLTLLYACAKIGAVYVTVNTNYKQSELEYLCQNSDMHTLCIVNGEKDSDFVQMTYTMLPELKTCERGHLKSERFPYMRNVVYVGQEKHRGMYNTAEILLLGNNVEDDCLSELKSKVDCHDVVNMQYTSGTTGFPKGVMLTHYNIANNGFLTGEHMKFTADDKLCCCVPLFHCFGVVLATMNCLTHGCTQVMVERFDPLIVLASIHKERCTALYGVPTMFIAELHHPMFDLFDMSCLRTGIMAGSLCPVELMKQVEEKMYMKVTSVYGLTETAPGMTASRIDDPFDVRCNTVGRDFEFTEVKVIDPETGEECPVGVQGEMCNRGYNTMKGYYKNPEATAEVLDENNFLHSGDLGIKDEDGNYRITGRIKDMIIRGGENIYPREIEEFLYKLDGVKDVQVAGIPSKKYGEAVGAFIILQEGVKMQEADVRDFCRNKISRYKIPKYIFFVNEFPMTGSGKIQKFRLKDLGLQLCKEQGIEII from the coding sequence ATGCAATTATTTGATCGTACTTTGGGGCAGTGGCTCGAGCACTGGGCTGAAGAGACTCCCGATAAGGAATATATCGTTTATTCCGACCGCAATCTCCGTTTTACCTGGAGTCAGTTGAACCGTCGTGTGGATGATATGGCGAAAGGGCTTATCGCCATTGGGGTGGAACGTGGTACCCATGTGGGTATCTGGGCGGCTAATGTTCCCGATTGGTTGACATTGTTGTATGCTTGTGCGAAGATCGGTGCGGTATATGTTACTGTAAATACGAACTATAAACAATCGGAGTTGGAGTATCTTTGCCAGAACTCGGATATGCATACGCTTTGTATCGTGAATGGCGAGAAGGACAGTGACTTTGTGCAGATGACCTATACAATGCTTCCCGAATTGAAAACCTGTGAACGCGGACATTTGAAGAGTGAACGTTTTCCGTACATGAGAAATGTAGTGTATGTAGGACAGGAGAAACATCGTGGTATGTATAATACAGCGGAGATTCTGTTATTGGGAAATAATGTGGAAGACGACTGTTTGAGCGAACTCAAAAGCAAGGTGGATTGTCACGATGTGGTGAATATGCAATATACATCGGGAACTACCGGTTTTCCGAAGGGAGTAATGCTGACACATTATAATATTGCCAATAATGGATTTCTGACTGGTGAACACATGAAGTTCACGGCGGATGATAAACTTTGCTGCTGTGTTCCGTTATTCCATTGTTTCGGAGTGGTGTTGGCCACCATGAACTGTCTGACTCATGGTTGTACGCAAGTAATGGTGGAACGTTTCGATCCGCTGATTGTATTGGCTTCCATTCATAAAGAACGTTGCACGGCTCTTTATGGCGTACCGACTATGTTTATTGCCGAGTTGCATCATCCGATGTTTGATCTCTTTGATATGTCTTGTCTTCGTACAGGTATTATGGCAGGTTCTCTATGTCCTGTTGAACTGATGAAGCAAGTGGAGGAGAAAATGTATATGAAGGTGACCAGTGTGTATGGACTGACAGAGACTGCACCGGGTATGACAGCTTCTCGTATTGATGATCCGTTTGATGTACGTTGTAATACGGTAGGACGTGATTTTGAATTTACGGAAGTAAAAGTGATCGACCCGGAAACTGGTGAAGAATGTCCGGTTGGCGTACAAGGTGAGATGTGCAACCGTGGATATAACACCATGAAAGGATATTATAAAAATCCGGAAGCAACAGCAGAAGTGCTTGATGAAAACAATTTCTTGCATTCCGGTGATTTAGGTATCAAGGATGAAGATGGAAATTACCGGATTACCGGACGTATCAAAGATATGATAATCCGGGGTGGCGAGAATATTTATCCGCGCGAAATAGAGGAGTTTCTTTATAAACTTGATGGAGTGAAAGATGTTCAGGTGGCAGGTATTCCTTCTAAGAAATACGGTGAGGCGGTCGGAGCATTTATTATCTTGCAGGAAGGTGTGAAAATGCAGGAAGCTGATGTTCGTGATTTTTGTAGAAATAAGATATCCCGTTATAAGATTCCGAAATATATCTTCTTTGTGAATGAATTCCCGATGACAGGTAGTGGAAAGATTCAGAAGTTCAGATTGAAGGATCTGGGATTACAGCTTTGTAAAGAGCAGGGAATAGAAATTATCTAA
- a CDS encoding mannose-1-phosphate guanylyltransferase encodes MTNQDNYCVIMGGGIGSRFWPFSRKTLPKQFLDFFGTGRSLLQQTFDRFQKVIPTENIFIVTNAMYADLVKEQLPEVSENQILLEPARRNTAPCIAWASYHIRALNPNANIVVAPSDHLILKEDEFLAAIEKGLDFVSRSEKLLTLGIKPNRPETGYGYIQIDEPAGGNFYKVKTFTEKPELELAKVFVESGEFYWNSGLFMWNVNTIIKASEDLLPELASKLAPGKDIYATDKEKAFIEENFPACPNVSIDFGIMEKADNVYVSLGDFGWSDLGTWGSLYDLSERDPEGNVTLKCHSLIYNSKDNMVVLPKGKLAVIDGLEGFLIAESDNVLLICRKDEEHAIRKYVNDAQMQLGDDFI; translated from the coding sequence ATGACAAACCAGGATAATTATTGCGTGATTATGGGTGGCGGCATTGGAAGCCGCTTCTGGCCGTTTAGCCGCAAAACATTGCCCAAACAATTCTTAGATTTCTTCGGAACGGGGCGTTCACTTTTACAGCAAACTTTTGACCGGTTCCAAAAGGTTATTCCAACAGAAAACATTTTCATCGTTACCAATGCAATGTATGCAGACTTAGTGAAGGAACAATTACCTGAAGTGAGCGAAAACCAAATTCTGCTGGAACCTGCAAGACGAAACACTGCTCCATGTATAGCATGGGCTTCTTACCACATCCGGGCACTGAATCCAAACGCCAATATCGTAGTTGCACCTTCAGACCATTTAATTTTAAAAGAGGATGAGTTTCTTGCCGCTATCGAAAAAGGACTTGATTTTGTTTCACGCTCTGAAAAACTACTAACATTAGGTATTAAACCCAATCGTCCGGAAACAGGATATGGATATATACAAATAGATGAACCCGCAGGAGGAAACTTCTATAAAGTAAAAACATTCACTGAAAAACCTGAATTAGAATTAGCTAAAGTATTCGTAGAAAGCGGAGAATTTTACTGGAATTCCGGCCTGTTTATGTGGAATGTAAATACAATCATCAAAGCAAGTGAAGACTTGTTGCCTGAATTAGCTTCCAAACTGGCACCGGGAAAAGATATTTATGCCACCGATAAGGAAAAAGCATTTATTGAAGAAAATTTCCCCGCATGTCCTAATGTATCCATCGACTTCGGTATTATGGAAAAAGCGGATAACGTGTATGTATCGTTAGGAGATTTTGGCTGGTCTGACCTTGGAACCTGGGGATCACTTTATGACTTATCGGAAAGAGACCCGGAAGGCAATGTTACTCTGAAATGCCATTCGCTTATTTATAATAGTAAAGATAATATGGTAGTACTTCCCAAAGGAAAACTGGCCGTAATTGATGGATTGGAAGGATTTCTAATAGCAGAATCCGACAATGTTCTTTTAATCTGCCGCAAAGATGAAGAACATGCCATCCGTAAATATGTGAATGATGCCCAAATGCAACTGGGTGACGATTTCATTTAG
- a CDS encoding immunoglobulin-like domain-containing protein → MRTLFFILPFIFITTGCIKQNTEKSDILTTEDIAKFDSLFNAWEKEIHNNPKAQLSSSTRAYTILPQFKELKAMGKKIIPCIIEQFEKGNNTFFALPLYDELQDNDSLKSHRETSEQDKVSEIVQKFREQEKRKMWEEANSYKTSITDTTFLKTRGTMSYAAIDLFTGRGFNKDYAFNQVVYSKALQRAQKHLSVVNGQLACDLKSGTEIYISEDLYLFITGLFKDWNTWLESGKYEIIKDEQGLYTVLPKKTNQSSQTNSVILRPIPRDIPTGENISPASLSIETEHDHYPLSTTEVKITITNHSHYEYECGEKYSLAYYNKSKRQWETLPTDPVVNDILWIFPPEHPSHQQTIKLYTSESPNHPGKYRIYKSFNRGTKVAYGEFELLP, encoded by the coding sequence ATGAGAACACTTTTTTTTATTCTGCCATTTATCTTTATCACTACAGGATGTATTAAACAGAATACAGAAAAAAGTGATATTTTGACAACAGAGGATATAGCCAAATTTGACAGTTTATTTAATGCCTGGGAAAAAGAAATACACAACAATCCCAAAGCACAATTAAGTTCAAGTACCCGTGCTTACACCATTTTACCCCAATTCAAAGAGCTAAAAGCTATGGGTAAGAAAATTATCCCATGTATCATAGAACAGTTTGAAAAGGGCAATAACACTTTTTTTGCTTTACCTCTTTATGACGAATTACAAGATAATGACAGCCTAAAATCTCACAGAGAAACAAGCGAACAAGATAAAGTGAGCGAGATTGTGCAGAAATTCAGAGAACAGGAAAAAAGAAAGATGTGGGAAGAAGCTAATAGCTACAAGACGTCTATAACCGACACTACTTTCCTGAAGACAAGAGGGACGATGTCGTATGCTGCAATAGATTTATTCACGGGACGAGGTTTCAATAAAGATTACGCATTTAATCAGGTTGTCTATTCGAAAGCCTTACAAAGAGCCCAGAAACATCTGTCTGTCGTAAATGGTCAGTTGGCATGCGACTTAAAGTCAGGTACAGAAATATATATTTCCGAAGATTTATACCTATTTATCACCGGTCTTTTTAAGGATTGGAATACGTGGCTGGAATCGGGAAAATATGAGATAATAAAAGACGAACAAGGGCTTTATACAGTGTTACCTAAGAAAACCAACCAATCATCGCAAACGAACTCCGTCATATTGCGACCTATTCCCCGTGACATTCCGACTGGAGAGAACATAAGTCCCGCTTCGCTTTCTATAGAAACAGAACACGATCATTATCCGCTATCAACTACAGAAGTAAAAATAACCATCACCAACCACTCTCACTATGAATACGAGTGCGGAGAAAAGTACAGCCTTGCTTACTATAACAAAAGTAAACGGCAATGGGAAACATTGCCGACCGATCCTGTCGTTAATGATATACTGTGGATTTTCCCACCGGAGCACCCCAGTCACCAACAGACAATCAAACTCTATACATCAGAATCCCCCAACCATCCAGGGAAATACCGTATCTACAAATCATTCAACAGAGGCACCAAAGTGGCTTATGGAGAATTTGAATTACTACCTTAA
- a CDS encoding BT4734/BF3469 family protein, with translation MKLTLMRDNGETTTMRTLDINTQIETMKHETKAQPVSNLRTSIRYASPDSKLDDVKKLTKVVPAATFRKTVNGIQMTGYNGIIQIEVNHLANRMEVNRVKQEAAELSHTFAAFMGSGGHSVKIWIRFTRPDKSLPQKREEAEIFQANAYRKAVSLYQPALSYAIELKNPALEQFCRQTYDPELYYNPESTVIYMRQPLEMPSETTYKEAVQAEASPFKRLIPGYDSFDTLSALFEAALYKAYQSLSELQPRIHIHSDEDLKPLLVQVAKNCFQAGIPEEETIRWSTAHFYTKNKEFLIRQTIQNVYTCEKGFGKKSPLSAEQELEFRTEEFMQRRYEFRYNTMTTVAEYRERNTFCFCFRPISNRIRNSIAMNARLEGLNLWDRDVIRYLDSDRIPIFNPIEDFLFGLDIRWDGRDRIRELATRVPCNNTHWPDLFYRWFLNMVAHWRQTDRKYANCTVPLLVGPQAYRKSTFCRSLLPPELQAYYTDRIDFSNKRDAELSLNRFALINMDEFDQNRVSQQAFLKHILQKPVVNVRRPHGTATQEMRRYASFIGTSNHKDLLTDTSGSRRYIVINVTGPIDCSPIDYEQLYAQAMHDLYRGERYWFNTEDEHVMTENNQEFQVMPVAEQLFHEYFRGAKEGEECEQLLAIEILQQLQHDSKIHVSICSIVQFGRILQKNKIPSLHTKRGNFYKVIRIKPGRG, from the coding sequence ATGAAACTTACTTTGATGCGAGACAACGGAGAGACGACAACCATGCGAACGTTGGACATCAACACACAAATTGAAACGATGAAGCATGAAACGAAAGCCCAGCCAGTCAGCAACCTACGCACGAGCATCCGTTACGCATCACCGGACAGCAAACTGGACGACGTCAAGAAATTGACCAAAGTTGTCCCGGCTGCCACTTTTCGTAAAACAGTCAATGGTATACAAATGACCGGATATAACGGCATTATACAAATAGAAGTGAATCATCTCGCCAACCGGATGGAAGTAAACCGGGTGAAGCAGGAAGCGGCTGAACTTTCACATACATTCGCAGCCTTTATGGGTTCTGGAGGACATTCCGTGAAAATATGGATACGATTCACACGTCCCGACAAGTCACTTCCTCAAAAACGGGAAGAAGCGGAAATATTTCAGGCAAATGCCTACAGAAAAGCAGTCAGCCTATACCAGCCCGCCCTTTCCTATGCTATCGAACTGAAGAATCCTGCCCTGGAACAGTTCTGCCGACAGACTTATGACCCGGAACTTTATTACAACCCTGAATCTACCGTGATTTATATGCGGCAGCCATTGGAGATGCCTTCGGAAACAACTTACAAGGAAGCTGTGCAAGCAGAAGCATCTCCATTCAAACGGTTGATTCCGGGATATGACAGCTTCGACACATTATCCGCTCTCTTCGAAGCTGCTTTATACAAGGCATATCAATCACTAAGCGAATTACAGCCAAGAATCCATATTCATTCCGATGAAGACCTGAAGCCTTTGCTGGTTCAGGTAGCGAAGAACTGTTTTCAGGCAGGAATACCGGAAGAAGAAACGATCCGTTGGTCTACCGCTCATTTCTATACCAAGAATAAAGAATTCCTGATCCGGCAAACCATACAGAATGTATATACGTGCGAAAAAGGTTTCGGAAAGAAATCTCCCTTATCAGCAGAACAGGAACTGGAGTTTCGGACGGAAGAATTCATGCAACGCCGATATGAATTTCGCTACAATACAATGACGACAGTTGCGGAATACCGCGAACGAAACACGTTTTGTTTCTGTTTCCGCCCCATCAGTAACCGCATACGGAACAGCATCGCAATGAACGCACGCCTGGAAGGGCTTAACTTATGGGACAGAGACGTCATCCGGTATCTGGACTCCGACCGTATCCCTATTTTTAATCCTATTGAAGATTTCCTTTTCGGGTTGGACATCCGTTGGGACGGGCGTGACCGGATTCGGGAACTGGCAACCCGGGTTCCTTGCAACAATACCCACTGGCCTGACTTGTTTTACCGCTGGTTTCTGAATATGGTAGCCCACTGGCGTCAGACAGACCGGAAATACGCCAATTGTACTGTACCATTACTGGTCGGTCCACAGGCATACCGAAAATCCACCTTTTGCCGAAGTCTGCTTCCACCTGAATTACAGGCTTATTATACCGACCGCATTGATTTCAGCAATAAGCGGGATGCCGAACTTTCTCTAAATAGATTCGCACTCATCAATATGGATGAATTTGACCAGAACCGAGTGAGCCAGCAGGCATTTCTGAAACATATTCTTCAAAAACCGGTTGTCAACGTCCGGCGTCCGCATGGCACCGCTACTCAAGAGATGCGCCGATATGCATCTTTCATTGGGACAAGCAATCACAAGGACCTACTGACTGATACTTCCGGCAGCCGACGCTATATCGTAATTAATGTGACCGGCCCCATCGATTGCTCCCCCATTGATTATGAGCAGCTTTATGCACAAGCCATGCACGACTTATATAGAGGAGAGCGATATTGGTTCAACACGGAAGATGAGCATGTCATGACGGAGAATAATCAGGAATTTCAAGTCATGCCGGTTGCCGAACAGTTGTTTCACGAATATTTCCGAGGGGCAAAAGAAGGAGAAGAATGCGAGCAACTCCTTGCTATTGAAATACTGCAACAGTTACAACATGACAGCAAGATTCATGTATCTATCTGCAGTATTGTCCAGTTCGGAAGAATATTGCAAAAGAACAAAATACCTTCTTTGCATACGAAACGCGGTAATTTCTACAAAGTAATACGAATCAAGCCGGGAAGAGGATAA
- a CDS encoding M48 family metallopeptidase yields MIKATDFIHPEDAAALRQLESIPGFPTLVKKLMSMGLEQLQYGVNMASAIRLSPNQLPKLYNRLPPICKKLGIEQPEFYLSMDPNPNAWTFGDTKIFITITSGLVDMMTEEELDAVIAHECGHILCHHVLYHSIAHYVMDGLDSLGVLGSLGVPIQYAILYWERKSELSCDRAASIVTTPAIVASTMARLSGGPSSITKNIDLVEWAKQADQYEAIRNDGLWNKTLQVAAIMNQNHPFSAVRVKEILKWGKSSQYKTIVDHLSTEKSGKICLNCKQPIADGWTYCKHCGNKL; encoded by the coding sequence ATGATTAAAGCAACAGATTTTATTCATCCGGAGGATGCAGCTGCATTGAGGCAGCTGGAAAGTATTCCCGGATTCCCGACCCTAGTGAAAAAATTGATGTCAATGGGATTGGAACAACTGCAATATGGCGTTAATATGGCATCTGCAATTCGTTTATCACCGAATCAATTGCCTAAATTGTATAATCGTCTGCCACCGATTTGTAAGAAGTTGGGGATTGAACAACCGGAATTCTATCTCTCTATGGACCCTAATCCTAACGCATGGACCTTTGGCGATACAAAGATTTTTATAACTATCACTTCCGGCTTGGTTGATATGATGACAGAAGAGGAACTGGATGCAGTGATTGCCCATGAATGCGGGCATATTCTTTGTCATCATGTCTTATATCATTCCATAGCTCATTATGTGATGGATGGTTTGGATTCACTTGGCGTTTTGGGAAGTTTGGGAGTCCCCATCCAATATGCGATTTTGTATTGGGAACGTAAAAGTGAGTTGTCTTGTGACAGAGCTGCCAGTATTGTGACTACTCCAGCCATAGTGGCAAGCACGATGGCTCGTCTATCTGGAGGTCCGTCTTCTATAACAAAGAATATCGATCTGGTGGAGTGGGCTAAGCAGGCAGACCAATATGAAGCTATCCGTAATGACGGATTATGGAATAAGACATTGCAAGTCGCAGCTATAATGAATCAGAATCATCCGTTTTCGGCCGTGCGGGTTAAGGAGATCTTGAAATGGGGGAAAAGTTCCCAATATAAGACTATCGTCGATCATCTTTCGACAGAGAAATCAGGCAAGATATGCCTGAATTGCAAGCAACCGATAGCGGATGGCTGGACTTATTGCAAACATTGTGGAAATAAACTTTAA
- a CDS encoding zinc ribbon domain-containing protein, which produces MGTFATKKILPGNPSLIPAIAEQIRTEFMAEQFEVQIDNLLSGGVDISISKGNLFKAVLGLKSALKVSLIPKDNAIAFEAGIGIFGQQAIPTIISMLFFWPVLITQIWGMVQQSKLDDKALEIAEVMIRNQSSSTISASNTGGMVFCTNCGHRNIKGAKFCSECGKAL; this is translated from the coding sequence ATGGGAACATTTGCAACAAAAAAAATACTTCCGGGTAATCCTTCCTTGATTCCTGCCATTGCCGAACAGATAAGAACAGAATTTATGGCAGAACAGTTTGAGGTACAGATAGATAATTTATTAAGTGGTGGTGTTGATATTTCTATATCCAAAGGTAATTTGTTTAAAGCCGTACTTGGTTTGAAGTCTGCATTAAAAGTCAGCTTGATACCTAAAGACAATGCAATAGCGTTTGAAGCTGGGATAGGGATTTTTGGGCAACAAGCTATTCCTACTATCATTTCTATGCTATTCTTCTGGCCGGTACTTATCACGCAAATTTGGGGGATGGTGCAACAGTCCAAGCTTGATGATAAGGCACTCGAAATAGCTGAAGTGATGATAAGAAATCAAAGTTCTTCTACAATCTCGGCTTCAAATACTGGCGGGATGGTGTTTTGTACGAACTGCGGGCATCGGAATATCAAAGGTGCGAAATTCTGTTCGGAATGTGGAAAGGCGTTGTAG